One window of the Cryptomeria japonica chromosome 7, Sugi_1.0, whole genome shotgun sequence genome contains the following:
- the LOC131059968 gene encoding calmodulin-like protein 3: MSSILDVDESIIENNWYYGCLFSPKKSINTEAIFSESLCDNEHADADREYQSFPGDKKHQHPIARNKQIMREEGSNSNSPCFGSRDSDSDEEAECLASMFKALDEDGDGRVSSDEIVRFLERLSLEMPKEEVELAVRSMSACGDDFLTLIEFGEFYRIVFADKEEEMDNVKVEEKVICEAFNVFDQNGDGFISAMELADVLSRLGFVEGKDLSCCQSMIESVDYNGDGFVDIHEFRHLITKTSSGSYPCLQSVAAV, encoded by the coding sequence ATGTCTTCAATCTTGGATGTTGATGAGTCTATCATTGAGAATAATTGGTATTACGGTTGTCTCTTCAGTCCAAAGAAAAGCATTAACACTGAAGCAATTTTTAGTGAGAGTCTATGTGATAATGAGCATGCTGATGCAGATAGGGAGTATCAAAGCTTTCCTGGTGATAAAAAACATCAGCATCCCATTGCAAGGAATAAACAGATAATGAGAGAAGAAGGTAGTAATAGTAACAGTCCATGTTTTGGGTCAAGAGATTCTGACTCAGACGAAGAGGCTGAGTGTCTCGCAAGTATGTTTAAAGCTTTGGATGAAGATGGTGATGGAAGAGTTAGTTCAGATGAGATTGTGAGGTTTTTGGAGAGATTAAGTTTGGAAATGCCAAAGGAGGAGGTGGAATTAGCTGTGAGATCAATGTCTGCATGTGGTGATGACTTTCTCACTTTAATTGAGTTTGGTGAGTTCTATAGAATTGTATTTGCAGATAAGGAGGAGGAAATGGATAAtgtgaaggttgaggagaaggtaATTTGTGAGGCATTTAATGTGTTTGATCAAAATGGAGATGGGTTTATCAGTGCAATGGAGTTGGCTGATGTTCTCTCCAGATTGGGTTTTGTGGAGGGGAAAGATTTGAGTTGCTGCCAGAGCATGATCGAGAGTGTAGATTATAATGGAGATGGTTTTGTTGATATTCATGAGTTTAGGCATTTAATCACCAAAACTTCTTCTGGTTCTTATCCTTGTCTTCAATCTGTTGCTGCAGTCTAA